In a single window of the Streptomyces sp. NBC_00285 genome:
- a CDS encoding 2Fe-2S iron-sulfur cluster-binding protein, with amino-acid sequence MARFHPLPVAAVDRLTEDSVALTFTVPPGLREEYRHAPGQHLALRRTADGKEIRRTYSICSPAPDGEGTGELRVGVRLVEGGAFSTYALKEINVGDQLEVMTPAGRFTLDPAPGLYAAIVGGSGITPVLSIVATLLAREPEARFCLIRSDRTSASTMFLEEVADLKDRYPERFQLVTMLSREEQQAGLPSGRLDRERLTELLPALLPVEQVAGWFLCGPFGLVQGAERSLRELGVPRTRVHEEIFHVDEGTPLAQTVPAPAHSTVTARLDGRGGSWPVQDGESLLETVLRNRPDAPYACKGGVCGTCRAFLVSGEVRMNRNFALEPEETDAGYVLACQSHPVTEKVELDFDR; translated from the coding sequence ATGGCCCGCTTCCACCCGCTCCCGGTGGCCGCGGTCGACCGGCTCACCGAGGACTCCGTGGCCCTGACCTTCACCGTGCCGCCCGGGCTGCGCGAGGAGTACCGGCACGCCCCGGGCCAGCATCTCGCCCTGCGCCGCACGGCAGACGGCAAGGAGATACGCCGGACCTACTCGATCTGCTCCCCTGCACCAGACGGCGAGGGGACGGGTGAACTGCGGGTCGGGGTGCGGCTGGTGGAGGGCGGGGCCTTCTCGACGTACGCGCTCAAGGAGATCAACGTCGGCGACCAGCTGGAGGTGATGACACCGGCGGGCCGCTTCACCCTGGACCCGGCGCCCGGGCTGTATGCGGCGATCGTGGGCGGTAGCGGCATCACCCCGGTGCTGTCGATCGTGGCGACGCTGCTGGCGCGCGAGCCCGAGGCACGGTTCTGTCTGATCCGCAGCGACCGCACCTCCGCGTCCACGATGTTCCTGGAGGAGGTGGCGGACCTGAAGGACCGCTACCCCGAGCGGTTCCAGCTCGTCACGATGCTCTCGCGCGAGGAGCAGCAGGCCGGACTGCCGTCCGGCCGGCTCGACCGGGAGCGGCTGACCGAACTGCTGCCGGCGCTGCTGCCGGTGGAGCAGGTGGCGGGATGGTTCCTGTGCGGACCGTTCGGGCTGGTGCAGGGCGCGGAACGGTCCTTGCGGGAGCTGGGGGTTCCCCGCACCCGCGTCCACGAGGAGATCTTCCACGTGGACGAGGGGACGCCCCTGGCGCAGACCGTGCCCGCGCCCGCGCACAGCACGGTGACCGCCCGGCTCGACGGACGCGGCGGCAGCTGGCCCGTCCAGGACGGCGAGTCGCTTCTGGAGACGGTGCTGCGCAATCGGCCCGACGCGCCCTACGCCTGCAAGGGCGGGGTGTGCGGGACCTGCCGGGCGTTCCTCGTCTCGGGAGAGGTGCGCATGAACCGCAACTTCGCGCTGGAACCGGAGGAGACGGATGCCGGGTATGTGCTGGCGTGCCAGTCGCATCCGGTGACGGAGAAGGTGGAGCTGGACTTCGACAGGTAG
- the paaD gene encoding 1,2-phenylacetyl-CoA epoxidase subunit PaaD: MVTLTHLETELFALAGSVPDPELPVITLRELGVLRAVHVRSADSIEVELTPTYTGCPAVEAMSLDIERVLREHGVREVTVRTVLAPAWSTDDITAEGRRKLREFGIAPPRVAAAGPVTVGLGPTRTRDAEAEAVRCPLCGSAETELLSRFSSTACKALRRCLDCREPFDHFKEL, translated from the coding sequence ATGGTGACCCTCACCCACCTGGAGACCGAACTGTTCGCGCTCGCCGGTTCGGTGCCCGACCCCGAGCTGCCCGTCATCACCCTGCGCGAGCTGGGTGTGCTGCGCGCGGTGCATGTGCGCAGTGCGGACTCGATCGAGGTCGAGCTGACCCCGACCTACACCGGCTGCCCGGCCGTCGAGGCGATGTCCTTGGACATAGAGCGGGTGCTGCGCGAACACGGCGTGCGAGAGGTCACCGTACGCACGGTCCTCGCACCGGCCTGGTCGACCGACGACATCACGGCCGAAGGCCGCCGCAAGCTGCGGGAGTTCGGCATAGCGCCACCCCGCGTGGCGGCGGCCGGGCCGGTCACGGTGGGACTGGGGCCGACGCGGACACGCGACGCGGAGGCCGAAGCCGTCCGCTGCCCGCTCTGCGGTTCCGCCGAGACGGAGCTGCTCAGCCGTTTCTCCTCCACCGCGTGCAAGGCGCTGCGCCGGTGCCTGGACTGCCGTGAACCGTTCGACCACTTCAAGGAGTTGTGA
- the paaC gene encoding 1,2-phenylacetyl-CoA epoxidase subunit PaaC, with protein sequence MSTPETTAAPSASPIARAAALALGDDALVLSHRLGEWAGHAPVLEEEVALANIALDLLGQARVLLSMVGDEDELAYLREERAFRNLQLVEQPRGDFAHTIVRQLYFSTYQHLLHAELAARGGPFAPLAAKAVKEVAYHRDHAEQWTLRLGDGTEESHERMRRACEALWRFTGEMFQPVEGLDVDVERMEVAWLASVGDVLRQATLTVPEGPRTGAWTAGAGRQGLHTESFGRMLAEMQHLHRSHPGASW encoded by the coding sequence GTGAGCACACCTGAGACGACGGCCGCTCCCTCGGCCTCTCCGATTGCCCGGGCTGCCGCCCTCGCCCTCGGCGACGACGCGCTGGTGCTCTCGCACCGCCTGGGCGAATGGGCGGGTCACGCGCCGGTCCTGGAGGAGGAGGTCGCTCTCGCCAACATCGCCCTGGACCTGCTCGGTCAGGCCCGGGTGCTGCTGTCCATGGTCGGCGACGAGGACGAGTTGGCGTATCTGCGCGAGGAGCGTGCCTTCCGCAACCTCCAGCTGGTGGAGCAGCCGCGCGGCGACTTCGCCCACACCATCGTCCGTCAGCTCTACTTCTCCACCTATCAGCACCTGCTCCACGCCGAACTGGCCGCGCGCGGCGGCCCCTTCGCCCCGCTCGCCGCGAAGGCCGTCAAGGAGGTCGCCTACCACCGCGACCACGCCGAGCAGTGGACCCTGCGGCTCGGCGACGGCACCGAGGAGAGTCACGAGCGGATGCGGCGGGCGTGCGAGGCGTTGTGGCGGTTCACCGGCGAGATGTTCCAGCCGGTGGAGGGCCTGGACGTCGACGTGGAGCGCATGGAGGTGGCCTGGCTCGCGTCCGTGGGGGATGTGCTGCGCCAGGCCACCCTGACCGTGCCCGAGGGTCCGCGGACCGGCGCGTGGACGGCCGGGGCGGGGCGGCAGGGTCTGCACACCGAGTCCTTCGGCCGGATGCTCGCCGAGATGCAGCATCTGCACCGCAGCCACCCGGGGGCGTCATGGTGA
- the paaB gene encoding 1,2-phenylacetyl-CoA epoxidase subunit PaaB, whose product MTNIDWPLWEVFVRSRRGLSHTHAGSLHAPDAEFALRNARDLYTRRGEGVSIWVIPSSAITASSPDEKDPFFEPSADKPYRHPTFYEIPEGVKHL is encoded by the coding sequence ATGACGAACATCGACTGGCCCCTGTGGGAGGTCTTCGTGCGCTCGCGGCGCGGTCTCTCCCACACCCACGCCGGCAGCCTGCACGCCCCGGACGCGGAGTTCGCCCTGCGCAACGCCCGCGACCTGTACACCCGGCGCGGCGAGGGCGTCTCGATCTGGGTGATCCCGTCGTCCGCGATCACGGCCTCCTCACCGGATGAGAAGGACCCGTTCTTCGAGCCGTCCGCCGACAAGCCGTACCGGCACCCGACGTTCTACGAGATCCCGGAGGGGGTGAAGCACCTGTGA
- the paaA gene encoding 1,2-phenylacetyl-CoA epoxidase subunit PaaA, with amino-acid sequence MATAAVHKTASTQAYGAQGAVGDTSTYERDFDAAVAADERIEPRDWMPDAYRATLVRQIAQHAHSEIIGMQPEANWITRAPSLRRKAILMAKVQDEAGHGLYLYSAAETLGTSREELLDKLHAGRQKYSSIFNYPTLTWADVGAIGWLVDGAAITNQVPLCRCSYGPYARAMVRVCKEESFHQRQGYELLLALSNGTPEQHAMAQDAVNRWWWPSLMMFGPPDDESAHSAQSMAWKIKRHSNDELRRRFVDICVPQAESLGLTLPDPDLRWNEEQGHHDFGPIDWTEFQEVLKGNGPCNEQRISQRRKAHDEGAWVREAAVAYAAKHTGGTGAARA; translated from the coding sequence ATGGCGACAGCAGCCGTGCACAAGACGGCGAGTACACAGGCGTACGGCGCTCAGGGCGCCGTCGGCGACACGAGCACGTACGAGAGGGACTTCGACGCCGCCGTGGCCGCCGACGAGCGCATCGAGCCGCGCGACTGGATGCCCGACGCCTACCGCGCGACCCTCGTCCGCCAGATCGCCCAGCACGCCCACTCCGAGATCATCGGCATGCAGCCGGAGGCGAACTGGATCACGCGCGCGCCTTCGCTGCGCCGCAAGGCCATCCTGATGGCCAAGGTGCAGGACGAGGCAGGGCACGGTCTCTACCTCTACAGCGCGGCTGAAACGCTCGGCACCAGCCGCGAGGAACTCCTCGACAAACTGCACGCCGGCCGCCAGAAGTACTCCTCGATCTTCAACTACCCCACCCTGACCTGGGCGGACGTCGGTGCGATCGGCTGGCTGGTGGACGGGGCCGCGATCACCAACCAGGTCCCCCTGTGCCGCTGCTCCTACGGCCCGTACGCGCGCGCCATGGTCCGGGTCTGCAAGGAGGAGTCCTTCCACCAGCGCCAGGGCTACGAACTGCTGCTGGCCCTGAGCAACGGCACCCCCGAGCAGCACGCCATGGCCCAGGACGCGGTGAACCGCTGGTGGTGGCCGTCCCTGATGATGTTCGGCCCGCCCGACGACGAGTCCGCGCACTCCGCGCAGTCGATGGCCTGGAAGATCAAGCGCCATTCCAACGACGAGCTGCGCCGGCGCTTCGTGGACATCTGCGTCCCGCAGGCCGAGTCCCTGGGCCTCACGCTCCCCGACCCGGACCTCAGGTGGAACGAAGAGCAGGGGCACCACGACTTCGGCCCGATCGACTGGACGGAGTTCCAGGAGGTCCTGAAGGGCAACGGGCCGTGCAACGAACAGCGCATAAGCCAGCGCAGGAAGGCGCATGACGAGGGCGCCTGGGTGCGGGAGGCGGCCGTGGCCTACGCGGCGAAGCACACCGGCGGGACAGGAGCGGCACGCGCATGA
- a CDS encoding DUF5819 family protein produces the protein MDAYDGGSNARRGPGAPSGPGDAPEQDDRVEPTDSTAPAQTEPTDSTASVEQTELPRPTSPTSPTSPTSQVAPTSSAGPAAPQPTAPELDRVSAGGWPVTSDRPVESTDTRPAETRPTDTRTAIRRPVPDTHDEPAGTPPGFHGGFSGHAGGRTAFPDPRTDPDPRTGVAALSLRYQIGVALALAVVAITVCVHIGMVFLHVAPSNTVTKQHGRAVDDWIYPEFEQNWKLFAPNPLQQDIAVQVRARVRSADGGSRTTGWYDLSAQDGRAIDGNLLPSHTQQNELRRSWDFFVATHDSGNRPIGLRGTLSETYLRRIVVLRLEREDVTARGGVLTSVQVRSRTTNVPPPKWSEEKVSVQPVYRGQSWWAVTADDTEGSTR, from the coding sequence ATGGACGCGTACGACGGAGGCTCGAACGCCCGGCGAGGACCGGGCGCCCCGAGCGGGCCGGGCGATGCCCCCGAGCAGGACGACCGGGTCGAGCCGACGGATTCGACCGCACCCGCACAGACCGAGCCGACAGATTCGACGGCGTCGGTTGAGCAGACCGAGCTGCCCCGGCCGACCTCGCCGACCTCGCCGACCTCGCCGACCTCGCAGGTCGCGCCCACCTCGTCCGCCGGTCCGGCAGCCCCGCAGCCGACCGCCCCTGAGCTGGACCGCGTTTCCGCGGGCGGGTGGCCGGTCACCTCGGATCGGCCTGTCGAGTCCACAGACACCCGCCCCGCGGAGACCCGCCCCACAGACACCCGCACCGCGATACGTCGACCCGTGCCCGATACCCACGACGAACCCGCCGGCACTCCCCCCGGCTTCCACGGAGGGTTCTCCGGGCACGCAGGCGGCCGCACCGCGTTCCCCGATCCGCGCACCGACCCCGACCCCCGTACCGGTGTCGCCGCACTCTCCCTCCGCTACCAGATCGGTGTCGCCCTGGCGCTGGCTGTCGTCGCCATCACCGTCTGTGTGCACATCGGAATGGTGTTTCTGCATGTCGCGCCGTCGAACACGGTGACCAAGCAGCACGGCAGAGCGGTCGACGACTGGATCTACCCGGAGTTCGAGCAGAACTGGAAGCTGTTCGCCCCGAACCCGCTTCAGCAGGACATCGCGGTGCAGGTACGGGCCCGGGTCCGTAGCGCCGACGGCGGCAGTCGTACGACGGGGTGGTACGACCTGTCCGCCCAGGACGGCCGGGCCATAGACGGCAATCTGCTGCCGAGTCACACCCAGCAGAACGAGTTGCGCCGCTCCTGGGACTTCTTCGTCGCCACGCACGACTCCGGCAACCGTCCGATCGGTCTGCGCGGCACCCTGTCCGAGACGTATCTGCGGCGCATCGTGGTGCTGCGGCTGGAGCGCGAGGACGTGACCGCGCGGGGCGGTGTCCTCACGAGCGTCCAGGTTCGCTCCAGGACCACCAACGTCCCCCCGCCGAAGTGGAGCGAGGAGAAGGTGTCGGTGCAACCGGTCTACCGAGGGCAGTCCTGGTGGGCCGTGACGGCGGACGACACCGAGGGGAGCACCCGGTGA
- a CDS encoding HTTM domain-containing protein: MNRFALAVSNGIARVTEAALGPWQSAMIRIGFSATWLLFLLREFPHRQELYGPDGPWNWNLAEQLIATNGAFTALMWSDGRLWFETVYVLAVLSSLLLLLGWRSRTMSVLFMVGVLSLQNRSIFMGDGGDNVLHLMCIYLVFTRCGQVWSLDARRARRTREARARGEHVVDRVGPALWTILGLVLVAAAFLGKLSGDWVVPALLWALWLTQVLWWVVLRFVRSDQPRIMLDVVANIIHNGALLVIMAEACLIYATAGWYKIQGSRWQDGTAVYYPLQLESFSPWPALAHLLSSHGVMVMLVTYGTVAVQVAFPFTLFNRRVKNVLLAAMITEHAVIAIVLGLPFFSLAMIAADSVFLPTSFLRRLGDGAARTRGRLWARFAGGAGPDPGLPGRRGPTEQGAGKEPRATQHSRSAADPGGHPKDPGNPGNLEKPKDPGNLGNPETPGNPGHPESPSHPGDPENPDHTHVGFPA, translated from the coding sequence GTGAACCGATTCGCCCTGGCGGTGTCGAACGGCATCGCCCGCGTCACCGAGGCAGCCCTGGGCCCCTGGCAGAGCGCGATGATCCGCATAGGCTTCAGCGCGACCTGGCTGCTGTTCCTGTTGCGTGAGTTCCCGCACCGACAGGAGCTGTACGGTCCGGACGGCCCGTGGAATTGGAATCTCGCCGAGCAGCTGATCGCGACCAATGGCGCGTTCACGGCGCTGATGTGGTCGGACGGCCGGCTCTGGTTCGAGACCGTCTATGTGCTCGCGGTCCTGTCGAGCCTCCTGCTGCTGCTCGGATGGCGCAGCCGCACGATGTCCGTGCTGTTCATGGTCGGCGTGCTCTCGCTGCAGAACCGCAGCATCTTCATGGGCGACGGCGGCGACAACGTCCTGCACCTGATGTGCATCTACCTCGTCTTCACGCGCTGCGGCCAGGTCTGGTCGCTGGACGCGCGGCGGGCCCGGCGAACCCGTGAGGCACGCGCGCGTGGGGAGCACGTCGTGGACCGGGTCGGCCCGGCCCTGTGGACCATCCTCGGGTTGGTCCTGGTGGCGGCGGCATTCCTCGGCAAGCTGAGCGGCGACTGGGTGGTTCCGGCGCTGCTGTGGGCCCTGTGGTTGACGCAGGTCCTGTGGTGGGTGGTCCTGCGCTTCGTCAGGTCGGACCAGCCACGGATCATGCTCGACGTGGTGGCCAACATCATCCACAACGGCGCCCTGCTCGTGATCATGGCCGAGGCCTGTCTGATCTACGCGACGGCGGGCTGGTACAAGATCCAGGGGTCGCGCTGGCAGGACGGCACCGCCGTCTACTACCCCCTCCAGCTGGAGTCCTTCTCGCCGTGGCCCGCTCTCGCCCACCTGCTGTCGTCCCACGGCGTCATGGTGATGCTGGTGACGTACGGGACGGTCGCCGTGCAGGTCGCCTTCCCGTTCACTCTGTTCAACCGGCGGGTCAAGAACGTCCTGCTGGCGGCGATGATCACTGAGCACGCGGTGATCGCGATCGTCCTCGGCCTGCCGTTCTTCTCGCTGGCGATGATCGCCGCCGACTCGGTCTTCCTGCCGACGTCGTTCCTGCGCCGGCTCGGCGACGGGGCCGCACGCACGCGTGGCCGGCTGTGGGCGCGGTTCGCGGGCGGAGCCGGCCCGGATCCGGGTCTGCCGGGCCGGCGCGGTCCGACGGAGCAGGGCGCTGGGAAGGAGCCAAGGGCTACGCAGCACTCCCGGTCCGCCGCCGACCCAGGCGGCCACCCCAAAGACCCCGGCAACCCCGGCAACCTCGAAAAACCCAAAGACCCCGGCAACCTCGGCAACCCCGAAACGCCCGGCAACCCCGGTCACCCCGAAAGCCCCAGTCACCCCGGCGACCCCGAAAACCCCGATCACACGCACGTAGGCTTCCCCGCATGA
- a CDS encoding TrmH family RNA methyltransferase, with protein MTGTDPVSLWHRLADSSVLLDGFHALKHAVRFGAEVPVAVTVDRGAALALAEEMAPDVRPTLDALLTEVPAEVYRALVPRPHPTEVAALAVRPSRAVHLEKLAHAPRTAPVVVLDNPRNLGNAGAVIRLAAGFGATGVVTTGTLDPWHPTVVRGGAGLHFATAVERLTVAELPPGPVFALDPEGDDIRGVKLPDDAVLAFGSERSGLSADLRAHADHLVALPMRPQVSSYNLATSVAMTLYHWSLAGS; from the coding sequence ATGACCGGTACCGATCCCGTGAGCCTGTGGCACCGGCTCGCCGACTCCTCCGTGCTGCTGGACGGCTTCCACGCCCTCAAGCACGCGGTGCGTTTCGGGGCCGAGGTCCCGGTGGCGGTCACCGTCGACCGGGGTGCCGCGCTCGCCCTGGCCGAAGAAATGGCGCCGGACGTACGGCCCACGCTGGACGCGCTACTGACGGAGGTCCCTGCGGAGGTGTACCGGGCCCTCGTGCCGCGCCCGCACCCCACCGAGGTGGCGGCACTGGCCGTACGACCGTCCCGAGCCGTCCACCTCGAGAAGTTGGCGCACGCGCCGCGTACCGCCCCCGTCGTGGTCCTGGACAACCCGCGCAACCTCGGCAACGCGGGGGCCGTGATCCGCCTGGCCGCGGGTTTCGGGGCGACGGGTGTGGTCACCACGGGCACGCTCGACCCCTGGCACCCGACGGTCGTGCGCGGCGGGGCGGGCCTGCACTTCGCGACCGCGGTGGAACGGCTCACCGTCGCCGAACTGCCGCCCGGCCCGGTGTTCGCGCTGGACCCCGAGGGCGACGACATCCGGGGAGTGAAGCTCCCGGACGACGCCGTCCTCGCCTTCGGCTCCGAGCGCAGTGGACTGTCCGCCGACCTACGCGCGCATGCCGATCACCTGGTCGCGCTCCCCATGCGCCCCCAGGTCTCCAGCTACAACCTGGCGACGAGCGTGGCGATGACGCTCTACCACTGGAGTCTCGCCGGTTCCTAG
- the paaN gene encoding phenylacetic acid degradation protein PaaN, giving the protein MAAEPTAHQLIAKHRPTLDQALEAIRTRAYWSPHPEHPKAYGENGSLDMAAGKAAFDALLGTRLDLGQPGTDDFVGGEVSPYGIELGIEYPHADVDVLLPAMKAGQRAWRDAGAEIRAMVCLEILARISDRTHEFAHAVMHTSGQAFMMAFQAGGPHAQDRGLEAVAYAYVEQVRTPDTAEWTKPQGKRDPLALTKQFTPVPRGIGLVIGCNTFPTWNGYPGLFASLATGNAVLVKPHPRAVLPLALTVQVARDVLSETGFDPNLVALAAERPGEGIAKTLATRPEIRIIDYTGSTAFGDWLEANARQAQVYTEKAGVNTVVVESAGDYKGMLANLAFSLSLYSGQMCTTPQNLLIPRDGIRTDEGPKTFDEVVADLARAVDGLLGDDARANGLLGAIVNPDVKSRLEAASGLGEVALASREIRNPEFPDAVVRTPVVVKLDGAKPDDEAAYMSECFGPVSFAVAVDSAADAVELLRRTVREKGAMTVGAYTTDDEVEQAVQEVCLEEAAQLSLNLVGGVYVNQTAAFSDFHGSGGNPAANAALCDGAFVANRFRVVEVRRDA; this is encoded by the coding sequence ATGGCCGCCGAACCGACCGCCCACCAGCTGATCGCCAAGCACCGGCCCACCCTCGACCAGGCGCTCGAAGCGATCCGCACACGCGCGTACTGGTCCCCCCATCCCGAGCACCCCAAGGCCTACGGCGAGAACGGCAGCCTCGACATGGCGGCGGGCAAGGCCGCCTTCGACGCCCTCCTGGGCACCCGCCTCGACCTCGGCCAGCCCGGCACGGACGACTTCGTCGGCGGCGAGGTCTCGCCGTACGGCATCGAACTGGGTATCGAGTACCCGCACGCGGACGTCGACGTGCTGCTGCCCGCGATGAAGGCGGGCCAGAGGGCCTGGCGGGACGCGGGCGCGGAGATCCGCGCGATGGTCTGTCTGGAGATCCTGGCGCGGATCAGCGACCGGACCCACGAGTTCGCGCACGCGGTCATGCACACCAGCGGCCAGGCCTTCATGATGGCGTTCCAGGCGGGCGGCCCGCACGCGCAGGACCGCGGCCTGGAAGCGGTGGCGTACGCGTACGTGGAGCAGGTCCGCACGCCCGACACCGCGGAGTGGACCAAGCCGCAGGGCAAGCGCGACCCGCTCGCGCTCACCAAGCAGTTCACGCCGGTCCCACGCGGGATCGGCCTGGTCATCGGCTGCAACACCTTCCCGACGTGGAACGGCTACCCGGGCCTGTTCGCCTCCCTCGCCACCGGCAACGCCGTGCTGGTGAAGCCGCACCCGCGCGCGGTGCTGCCGCTCGCGCTCACGGTCCAGGTCGCGCGGGACGTGCTGAGCGAGACCGGCTTCGACCCGAACCTGGTCGCGCTCGCCGCCGAGCGCCCCGGCGAGGGCATCGCGAAGACCCTGGCCACGCGCCCGGAGATCCGGATCATCGACTACACGGGCTCGACGGCGTTCGGCGACTGGCTGGAGGCCAACGCCCGCCAGGCGCAGGTCTACACCGAGAAGGCCGGCGTCAACACGGTGGTCGTGGAGTCGGCCGGCGACTACAAGGGGATGCTCGCCAACCTCGCCTTCTCGCTGTCGCTGTACAGCGGCCAGATGTGCACGACCCCGCAGAACCTGCTGATCCCCCGGGACGGCATCCGCACCGACGAGGGCCCCAAGACCTTCGACGAGGTGGTCGCCGACCTTGCCCGCGCGGTCGACGGTCTCCTCGGCGACGACGCGCGCGCGAACGGGCTGCTGGGCGCGATCGTGAACCCCGACGTGAAGTCCCGTCTGGAGGCGGCGTCGGGGCTCGGTGAAGTCGCCCTCGCATCGCGGGAGATCCGCAACCCCGAGTTCCCGGACGCGGTCGTCCGTACGCCCGTCGTCGTCAAGCTGGACGGCGCCAAGCCGGACGACGAGGCCGCCTACATGAGCGAGTGCTTCGGACCGGTCTCCTTCGCCGTCGCGGTCGACTCGGCGGCCGACGCGGTGGAACTGCTGCGGCGCACGGTCCGCGAGAAGGGCGCCATGACGGTCGGCGCCTACACCACGGACGACGAGGTCGAGCAGGCCGTCCAGGAGGTCTGTCTGGAGGAGGCGGCCCAGTTGTCGCTGAACCTCGTCGGCGGCGTGTACGTCAACCAGACAGCCGCGTTCTCCGACTTCCACGGGTCGGGCGGCAACCCTGCGGCGAACGCCGCACTGTGCGACGGCGCGTTCGTCGCCAACCGGTTCCGCGTGGTCGAGGTTCGCCGGGACGCCTAG
- a CDS encoding 3-hydroxyacyl-CoA dehydrogenase has product MTALDLSSPVAVVGTGTMGQGIAQVALVAGHRVRLYDAVPGRAQEAADAIGARLDRLVEKDRLTASDRDAARTRLVPAGHLTDLADCALVVEAVLERLDVKQQLFRELEDVVDEDCLLATNTSSLSVTAVAGAVRNPGRVVGLHFFNPAPLLPLVEVVSGFATDVSSATRAYEMARAWGKTPVACADTPGFIVNRIARPFYAEAFAVHETQGAEPATIDAVLRESGGFKMGAFELTDLIGQDVNESVTHSVWRAFFQDVRFAPSLAQQRLVESGRLGRKSGQGWYDYTDGAERDEPHTAERAQPPAYVVAEGDLGPASELLALIREAGIQVREEEEDHGTRLVMPSGGQLALADGQTSVEFRDVVYFDLALDYRRATRLALSASQDTSQQTLGEAIGLFQALGKDVSVIGDVPGMIVARTVARIVDLAHDAVAKGVATEEDIDTAMRLGVNYPLGPFEWSRRLGRNWAYALLDDLHMRDPSGRYAPSLALYRHAYASDKREGSTS; this is encoded by the coding sequence ATGACAGCACTCGACCTAAGCAGCCCCGTGGCCGTTGTCGGCACCGGCACCATGGGCCAGGGCATCGCCCAGGTCGCGCTGGTCGCCGGTCACCGCGTGCGGCTGTACGACGCCGTGCCCGGTCGCGCGCAGGAGGCGGCCGACGCGATCGGCGCCCGGCTGGACCGGCTCGTCGAGAAGGACCGGCTCACCGCGTCGGACCGGGACGCGGCGCGCACCCGCCTCGTGCCCGCCGGGCACCTCACCGACCTCGCGGACTGCGCCCTGGTCGTCGAGGCCGTCCTGGAGCGGCTGGACGTCAAACAGCAGCTGTTCCGTGAGCTGGAGGACGTCGTCGACGAGGACTGCCTGCTCGCCACCAACACCTCCTCCCTGTCGGTGACCGCCGTCGCCGGCGCCGTGCGCAACCCGGGCCGTGTCGTCGGCCTGCACTTCTTCAACCCGGCGCCGCTGCTGCCGCTGGTCGAGGTGGTCTCCGGGTTCGCCACCGACGTCTCGTCGGCCACGCGCGCGTACGAGATGGCACGTGCGTGGGGCAAGACGCCGGTCGCCTGCGCCGACACCCCCGGCTTCATCGTCAACCGCATCGCGCGGCCGTTCTACGCCGAGGCCTTCGCGGTCCACGAGACCCAGGGCGCCGAGCCCGCCACCATCGACGCCGTGCTGCGCGAGTCCGGCGGGTTCAAGATGGGCGCGTTCGAACTGACCGACCTGATCGGCCAGGACGTCAACGAGTCCGTCACGCACTCCGTGTGGCGGGCCTTCTTCCAGGACGTGCGCTTCGCGCCCTCGCTCGCCCAGCAGCGCCTGGTCGAGTCGGGCCGGCTGGGCCGCAAGAGCGGGCAGGGCTGGTACGACTACACGGACGGCGCCGAGCGCGACGAGCCGCACACCGCGGAGCGGGCCCAGCCGCCCGCGTACGTCGTCGCCGAGGGTGACCTGGGCCCCGCGTCCGAACTGCTCGCTCTGATCCGCGAGGCGGGCATCCAGGTCCGCGAGGAGGAGGAGGACCACGGCACCCGTCTGGTCATGCCGAGCGGCGGCCAGCTCGCGCTCGCCGACGGGCAGACCTCGGTGGAGTTCCGGGACGTCGTCTACTTCGACCTCGCGCTGGACTACCGCAGGGCCACCCGCCTCGCGCTGTCCGCCTCCCAGGACACCTCGCAGCAGACCCTCGGTGAGGCCATCGGGCTGTTCCAGGCGCTCGGCAAGGACGTCAGCGTCATCGGTGACGTCCCCGGCATGATCGTCGCCCGTACGGTCGCCCGGATCGTCGACCTCGCGCACGACGCGGTGGCCAAGGGCGTGGCCACCGAGGAGGACATCGACACCGCGATGCGGCTCGGGGTGAACTACCCCCTGGGCCCGTTCGAGTGGAGCCGCAGGCTCGGCCGCAACTGGGCCTACGCACTCCTGGACGACCTGCACATGCGCGACCCCTCCGGGCGGTACGCGCCGTCGCTCGCGCTGTACCGCCACGCGTACGCCTCCGACAAGCGGGAGGGCAGCACCTCATGA